The genomic stretch TCAAGATCGGCTATCTATAGTTCACTGACCGGTTACAACCTATAGTTCTTCCCGCGTTGCAAACTAATGGAGTGCGTTAATGATTCTTGTGGATTGCGTTACCTATACAATCTTTGGTCTTTCATGCATCGCTCTACTGCATTTCGCATTTTGCTGGATTGCCTCATTCAGCGTTAAGAGCGAAAGGATGAGCTCGTGTGCCGAGTGCACATTCTTCACGCAAAAGTGCACACAAGTTTTCTGGTTTTGGTATCCTTTGGCTTCGGTGATTCCCCGAAGACGGAAGCTAGGTCTGATCTGTCCCTTCTGTTTCGACAGCGCCAGAACCGATGCAGCGAACGCCACGAAAGATATTAGCAGGCGATACATGAACCAAGTTGCCATTTCTTTGGTGGCTGCTCTGGCGGCCATACTTCTAGCACTCACAAAACACATCCTAAAGACTGGAGAATGACAATGGATCTCGGTGAATACGAATTGCTGCTTGATTACCTGCAGGAATCGCTCTCATTCGAAATTGATCAGGTTCATCCCACGAGTACTAAGCCAGCTGCGGACATATTCTTCAGCACGCTTTATGCCAATACGCCTGATCTCGAGCGGCAAATACTGTCCAAGCTGTCCAATGGTGTGAACAGTTTCCTCGTAGTTGCTGCGCCGATTGGCCGCGGAAAAACAAGTCTACTGCGAAAGTGTATTAGATCTCTTTCGGACGAAACTCGGTGTTTCATCTTTGATTTTCGCTCTGAAATCGAAAGAACATATGGAATGCCCCCGGACAGCAGTAATCGCCACCGTGTGGTACGGGATCTATTCAAGGAGCAAATCGCAAGACAATTCCTGTCAGATGATGCGTTCAAGGTTAAGTATATATTTGAAGCACTGATGTCAGAATTTTACGTAGCTCGCATGCAGAATTTGATTCTGAAATGGAAAGCGAAATTCAATAATCCGCATATTGGCGAGGATAGAACGAAGCTATGGCAGATCTTCTCTACCGAGTATCAGACGGTTGTCGAAGAGAGCAACTTTATTTCAGCGAACATCTCTTGCGCTAGCATGATAAAATGCATAATTCGTTCGCAGGAGATAAAGCAGTTTATTGTGGTACTGGATAACGTCGACCCGCTCGATCCTGAACTTCAGCCCGTTCTCTTCTCCGTTGCCATCGACATTTTCCACGGAGGCGAAAGATCATTTAATGTTGTAGTGGCCGTCCGCGAAAAAAACCTCCTTAGATTTGAGTTGAATGCCCATGGTGGAGGCGTAATAGAAGTCGTCTCACTCGAGTCGCATGCAACAGAACGGACTCGGCCGATTCGCATGACTCCGCCAACAATGGAATTTGTGAATGACATGCTGAACAGGAGGTACCTCTATGCAACGGAACGCTTCGCGCGAGGGAGGACAACGCAGGTCCTTGACGTGTTTAATCAACTGAAGCCAAGAATATCAATGCGCTTCGTTGAGGAAAAGATATTTAGCATATCGAATAACAACTTTAGGCAGATGTTGGCGTTAAATCATGACTTCATTTCTTACATGTTCCATCTTGCCGCTAACAGGGTGATACTGAATGAGCGGGGAAAGGTAGAAATCAGTGACCAGAGTTTCAAGAGCTATTTGTACCGATGGATATACTCTGTGGCGAATTTGAAGCACGAAATGCTGCTGGACGTGTCCGACAAATACGAACAGTACAGCAAGGGAGCCCTTGCAGAACCCTTTGCATGTGATATTGACCTCATGGTGATCGCATGGCTGGCGGCTGCGCAGAACCGCAATCTGCGAGTTGCCAACGCAATCTCTGATTTCAAGAAGATCGGCGTATCGGAACAGTTAGTTCTTGAGAGCATCTTCAGGCTTTATAACGTTCAAGTCGATCATCGGTACGTAGAACTCGGTGACTCCGAGGCAATGGTGAGTTGGGCAGAGTTGGTTGCTGGCAATCCTCGGATCATTCTCATGCCCCTGGGTAACGAATTCGTCGGCTTTACAATCACCAAGTTCGAGTTCTTGTATCATTGCTTAGCGTACCCGCATTTGCTCTCTATCGATTCTCCAGAAATGATGGTTCCTGCAAATGAGGATATTGAATCGAAAGTGAATGTCATTTATGAATTCCTAGAGACCATGAAGAAGGCACACGTGTCAGCTCTTCAGTCCATCAAGCAGGCGTGTTTCGGTCAACGTCTAGATTGGGAAGAGCATTATCGTGACCAGTTCTGTGTCGACGGACGCTTGGTCCTGGAGAGGATTGCTTTGAGCCATTACTCTCACGTCAAGGCCTTTCGATTGAAGAGCAAGATCGAAAACCGTTATAGAGATTTGATCGAAGGTTATCAAGCTCAGGCAGAGCTGAAGAGAAAACTGCAGTGGCCCAATTGAACACGTTGATGAGAGGTGCGCAGAACGCGGTGTCTGTAAATGCAGTCTTCTTAGTTTCTGCCTCCGCAGGCACACACGTACGTCGAGTACGCTTCATTAATGAGATCGGCAATGTGTCTGCTTTTCGGCTTGACAGAGGCAAGTCGGCAAACATGTTTGATTTCTCATCGAAGAAGTGATCGCAAACTCGGCATATTGCAGACCGCAGGTTTCAGTATCCTATCGATCTCCTGTCGATGCAGAGATCTACCGGTCGGCAGCGAATACCAACCAACTGTCGACACTCGCACAAGACTCATACTGAGCGGTAATATTCAGTTTTGCCGTTCGGGAGCGGGTCACAGACATATGTCCCTATTCGTGAAGTAGCAGGAAGAATCACCGTCCAACCTCAGATCAACTGGCACCACGCCAGTGTGTTGTGCCACGCGAAAGCTGCACACTGTGAACCTACACACTGATCCTGTATCAGCATCCATGGCTGCCTAGCTTGGATAGAAATCACCGCAAAAGAAAGCCCCACGGATGCGGGGCATGAATCACATGTCGTTTCTATCGCAAGCGTCAGGATGTCTTCCACCTCAAAGCCACCTTCAGATCATTGCACTGATTCCACGGAACTAAGCCTTGCTTCTGCAGTCGGCCAACCACAATACCAAGTGCGATACCTTGTTCTGATGCGAACCGGCGGATGAACTGTATCCTCTCCGTCCCGTATCTCTTGAAGTGTCTGATATCATTGCCTTGGATTCGCCAGAAGACGTCGCTCGCGAAATCTTCCCAGGCATCGTCAGGAATGAGTATTGAAGACGCCCATCGGTTCGCCTCCTCTTCTTTCTGGTTGTCCTTTTCAATGTCCGTAGAGTCTTCCGATTCCACGAAGATGTCAGTCCGGCCATGGAGGAGAATATGAGCGGACTCGTGGAAGAACGTAAACCAGACTTGATCGTCACTCTTTCCTCGAAGACACATCTGGACCAAAGGCCTCCCATTGGCAAGCCACCGCGTCGCACCGTAGACTCGAATGCCGAGGAGCTCATGGGTGAAGGCAAGCGCAACTCCACTCCGCGAACATTCTTCCCTCATCTTTGAAATCGCTTCGTTGAAAGGAGCGATGGTCAAGCCTCTCATTTCCCCCAGCGCAGCATTAAACGTGTCGATGTCGTAGCTTGCCGTTTCGATGCGTTGAGCATCTAGATGCCCCTTCCACAGCCAGGCAGCTAAAGCAAACCTCGCCGGCGACTGGCTGATTGCTGCCTGCCGAAATGCAGTTCTGAGTCCAACTGCACGTTCCCATGACCATTGATCCTTGGACGCGATCCTGAAAAAGGATAACAGCGCACGGATGGTATCAATCTCTCCTTGCTGTGGCTCGATCCAACCCAGCCGCATCATCTCCTTAAACGGGAAACTCTTCAGCCACTGACGGTAGGAAGCAATTTCGATCTCAATGGCTTCGGCTTCTTTTTGGCGCGCTAAGAACTCACGATAGTTCTGTTCAAGATTCAGCCAGAAATGGCTGGGCACTCACTCGCTCCCAACGAAATCAAGGGCCGTTTCGGACGTGATCGGTCCTCCCTTGTGGATGATCTCGCTGACATGTTTGGGAGATCGACCGATTCGAGCAGCCAAGTCAGCTTGGGACATTCCTAGAGCTTCGAGGGTCTCATGCAGCGTAAGTCCAGGTGGCAGGACTCTGGTTCTGCGGTACTGGTTTTGAATGCCAATCATGGTAGTCAACTACCTCAAGGATTTCGACGGCAGTAATGGCTTGTCAGATCCACTCGCCACGATGATTCTATATGACATGAGGATCACCCACTGGACGGAAGATGAGCCGGAGCTTACCTGACACGGTGAGCGCAAATTGTCCGCGCCGGTCATAGAGTAGAGGATGGAATGTTCCAAACGGGAGCTTGTTCAGGCCGCAAACGTGCTGACCGCGCGGAGCGGGTCCAGCCTGAGGTTGAGGCGCAGCGCCGGTTGACCTCCCCACCTTCGCATCGCGCGGGCAAGATCGCAACAGTCTCTTTGAAGGCGAAGTGAAGAGAAGATGATGTCCATGGGCCTTTGAACGTGGAGCTTAAGCCATTAGGTTAATGAGATGCGGACTTATGTCTGAAAATGCAAGTCTGACCCGTTCCATATATAGTGCTGACTTTGCAACGTCTAGTATTAATAGCATGCGTATCATCATGAATACTGCCGCATTCGTTCGTCCATTTAGTTAACCTCCAGCAGACCAAGATTGGCTGGCGTTCGGATTGTCGCTTCAAAGCACCACGCCGAGCGAATAAACACCGTTTGCAGATCGGTGTTGACGTGGGCGGTTTCAAGAGACTGCAACGGATAGCGAGGCTATTCGGCGCGAGTTTCACCCACGCGCAATTTGAGCCACGCGGTACAGTCACACCTCGCTCATTTACAGGGACGAGTAACCGCATCGATGTGGAGCTATAGTAACCGACTCAAATAGGCCACCGGCCAATTCTGTAATACATGTTTTCCAGACATGCATGGATTGTGAATTCGTACTCCTGAGACGCCTAAACTTCAGAACGAATCAATCGCGGTTATCAACCCCCGACCAACTTCCAAGCATGTCGCGGTGATCACCGGTGATGTTCAGTACGTGATGTGTTCTTCTTTGTTTCGTCCGCCTCACGTTCCATGGAAAGTGCCTTTTCTTCATCCACATAACTATCGCTGGAGTATCCATGCGTATCCGACTTCTGCTCTTATCGCTGTTCTGTCTCTGCGCGGCCATGTCTATTGCCGCCGTGCCGCCGCTGCTCAATTATCAGGGCCTGTTGGCGAGCATCACCGATGTTCCCGCCGACACGACTCTATCCATGACGTTTCGGCTCTATGACGGATCGGCACCAGGCGCAACACTGCTCTGGAGCGAGAACCACGCGACGATCACGGTCATCAAGGGATTGTTTGATGTCATCCTCGGCGCGACGACGGCCTTGCCGGACAGCATCTTCAACCGCAGTGAGCTGTGGATGGGAGTCGTGCCGGGCAGCGACTCGGAACTCAGCCCGCGGACGCGATTGGTCTCGGCAGGGTACGCTTTCCGGGTGGGTACCGTGGATGGAGCGAGCGGAGGACGTGTTGCGGGAAATCTCACGGTTTCCGGAAAGGCAAGCATCGGAATCGGGAATTCGAACGCAGGCAACTACTCGCTCGCGGTTGGGGAGAACAATCTTGCGCTGGGCGACCATTCCGTGGTATTGGGTGGAGCCAACAACAGAGCGCGGGGCGATTACTCGACAGTCGCGGGCGGGGGGAGTCTCTCCCTATCCGATTCCAATTTCACGCACGGGTACGGCGCGACAGTAGGCGGCGGGAGCAGAAACGGCGCCATCGGTGATCATGCG from bacterium encodes the following:
- a CDS encoding ImmA/IrrE family metallo-endopeptidase: MPSHFWLNLEQNYREFLARQKEAEAIEIEIASYRQWLKSFPFKEMMRLGWIEPQQGEIDTIRALLSFFRIASKDQWSWERAVGLRTAFRQAAISQSPARFALAAWLWKGHLDAQRIETASYDIDTFNAALGEMRGLTIAPFNEAISKMREECSRSGVALAFTHELLGIRVYGATRWLANGRPLVQMCLRGKSDDQVWFTFFHESAHILLHGRTDIFVESEDSTDIEKDNQKEEEANRWASSILIPDDAWEDFASDVFWRIQGNDIRHFKRYGTERIQFIRRFASEQGIALGIVVGRLQKQGLVPWNQCNDLKVALRWKTS